The following proteins are encoded in a genomic region of Sorangiineae bacterium MSr12523:
- a CDS encoding PLP-dependent aminotransferase family protein: MTRRSTAPLVSIHVARAGAGSIAQALREAIARGSLPPGSRLPATRTLASDLGVSRTTVEAAFAQLDSEGLLVRRVGVGTFVAPTASRDVSPLPGKGQSHEAAPPPLSTRGRALVDQGRENATTLTRAFTPCIPNLDAFPFGIWNRLLARRAKSSGPALAGAIDPAGLPALREAVAAYAGSHRGVRCTYRHVLIASSTQQVLDLCARVLLDPGDAVWMEEPGYLGARSAFRAGGADLVPVPVDADGLSVDAGIARAPHARLAYVTPSFQYPLGVTMGSARRRALLAWARDAGAWIFEDDYDSEFRFAGRPLAAIQGTDAHAHVLYAGTFNKVMFPSLRLAYLIAPVDVIDALVLARLASDGPPPALLQATMADFISEGHFAAHIRATRTLCEERRDTLLDSVSRELQGTLTVDRTENGMHCVGWLPRGENDATVSHRVHEHGLDLPPLSRYFLESSRAARPALLVSYAAASPAEIRAGIRLLATLL; the protein is encoded by the coding sequence TTGACGCGGCGCTCGACCGCCCCCCTCGTGTCGATTCACGTGGCCCGGGCGGGGGCCGGTTCGATTGCCCAAGCGCTGCGGGAGGCCATCGCACGCGGAAGCCTTCCGCCCGGCTCCCGCCTTCCCGCCACCCGCACCTTGGCGAGCGATCTCGGCGTCTCGCGCACCACCGTGGAAGCCGCCTTCGCGCAGCTCGATTCCGAAGGCCTTCTCGTCCGCCGCGTCGGCGTCGGCACCTTCGTCGCCCCCACCGCCTCGCGCGACGTCAGTCCCCTTCCCGGAAAAGGCCAATCCCACGAGGCGGCGCCACCACCGCTCTCCACCCGAGGCCGCGCCCTCGTCGATCAAGGCCGCGAGAACGCCACCACCCTCACGCGCGCCTTCACCCCGTGCATCCCGAACCTGGACGCCTTCCCCTTCGGCATCTGGAATCGCCTCCTCGCGCGGCGCGCGAAGTCCTCCGGCCCCGCCTTGGCCGGCGCCATCGACCCCGCCGGACTTCCCGCGCTCCGCGAAGCCGTCGCCGCCTACGCAGGATCGCACCGCGGCGTGCGTTGCACGTACCGGCATGTGCTCATCGCCTCCAGCACGCAGCAGGTGCTCGACCTCTGCGCGCGCGTCCTTCTCGACCCCGGTGACGCGGTCTGGATGGAGGAACCCGGCTACCTCGGCGCACGCAGCGCCTTTCGCGCCGGTGGAGCGGACCTGGTGCCCGTTCCCGTCGACGCCGATGGCCTATCCGTCGATGCGGGCATCGCACGCGCCCCGCATGCGCGCCTCGCCTACGTGACGCCTTCGTTTCAGTATCCGCTCGGCGTGACCATGGGCAGTGCACGCCGTCGGGCCCTTCTCGCGTGGGCACGCGACGCTGGGGCGTGGATCTTCGAGGACGACTACGACAGCGAATTCCGCTTCGCCGGGCGACCGCTCGCCGCCATCCAGGGCACCGATGCGCACGCGCACGTGCTCTACGCGGGCACCTTCAACAAGGTCATGTTCCCGTCCTTGCGGCTCGCGTACCTCATCGCACCGGTGGACGTCATCGACGCCCTCGTCCTGGCGCGCCTCGCGAGCGATGGCCCGCCGCCGGCGCTGCTCCAAGCCACGATGGCCGACTTCATCTCCGAGGGCCACTTCGCGGCGCACATTCGCGCGACACGGACGCTTTGCGAGGAACGACGCGACACCTTGCTCGACAGCGTTTCGCGCGAGCTCCAAGGCACCCTGACCGTCGACCGAACCGAGAACGGCATGCATTGCGTCGGCTGGCTTCCGCGCGGCGAAAACGACGCCACGGTGAGCCACCGCGTGCACGAGCATGGGCTCGATCTGCCGCCCCTATCGCGGTACTTCCTCGAGTCTTCGCGTGCGGCGCGCCCCGCCTTGCTGGTGAGCTACGCCGCCGCCAGCCCCGCCGAAATCCGCGCCGGCATACGTCTTCTAGCTACGCTGCTCTAG
- a CDS encoding MBOAT family protein — translation MLFNSALYGFFLVGTFLVFWALRARRLWRSVFLVLASYAFYFFGTYDTALEQETPLGPIAWSVLCLGIIFVGSTLDYAIGRALGRTENPRARKALLLLSIFYYIGVLALFKYFNFAVDSFVALFGAMGIHLQPLHLRLVLPFGISFFTFETMSYTIDVYRREIEPAKRYLDYLLFVCFFPHLVAGPIVRPHQMLPQLERTPVVDAAQQARGLYRIAIGLAKKIAIGDMLAVNLVGRVFDNPERYSSIEVLVAIYAYAVQIYADFSGYSDVAIGSAALFGYELPENFNAPYAAKSLQDFWHRWHISLSTWLRDYLYIPLGGSKGGSVRTYRNLMITMLLGGLWHGASWNFVIWGGLHGVALAATRMWQRAREGRPSVFFPRPLAVFLTFQYVCFAWIFFRAPTFAHAKLMIARIAQGAFGTENLAPKVLVVLLAAMVLHYVPRRISETLRDRFVLTPAWLQGIMLAVAAYGLHIAAGSKAEPFVYGQF, via the coding sequence ATGCTCTTCAACAGCGCGCTGTACGGATTCTTTCTCGTTGGGACTTTTCTCGTCTTTTGGGCGCTGCGCGCGCGAAGGCTGTGGCGGTCCGTCTTTCTCGTCCTGGCCAGTTACGCGTTCTACTTCTTTGGCACGTACGACACGGCCTTGGAGCAGGAGACGCCGCTCGGGCCCATCGCCTGGAGCGTGCTCTGTCTGGGCATCATCTTCGTGGGCAGCACCCTCGACTATGCCATCGGCCGCGCGCTCGGAAGGACGGAGAACCCGCGCGCGCGCAAGGCGCTGCTGCTCCTATCCATCTTTTATTACATCGGCGTTCTCGCCCTCTTCAAATATTTCAACTTTGCCGTCGACTCCTTCGTCGCGCTTTTCGGCGCGATGGGAATCCATCTCCAGCCGCTGCATTTGAGGCTGGTCCTCCCATTCGGCATCTCGTTTTTCACCTTCGAGACGATGAGCTACACCATCGACGTGTACCGCCGGGAAATCGAGCCCGCGAAGCGGTACCTCGATTATCTGCTCTTCGTTTGCTTCTTCCCGCATTTGGTCGCCGGGCCCATCGTGCGCCCGCATCAAATGCTGCCGCAGCTCGAACGCACGCCGGTGGTCGATGCCGCGCAGCAAGCGCGCGGCCTGTACCGCATTGCCATCGGCCTCGCCAAGAAGATTGCCATTGGCGACATGCTCGCGGTCAACCTCGTGGGGCGCGTGTTCGACAATCCCGAGCGCTACTCCTCCATCGAGGTGCTCGTTGCCATTTATGCCTATGCGGTGCAAATCTATGCCGACTTCTCCGGCTATAGCGACGTGGCCATCGGCAGCGCGGCCCTTTTTGGTTACGAGCTGCCCGAGAACTTCAATGCGCCGTATGCGGCCAAAAGCCTGCAGGACTTCTGGCATCGCTGGCACATCTCCCTCAGCACCTGGCTTCGCGATTACCTCTACATTCCGCTCGGCGGCTCCAAAGGTGGGTCCGTTCGCACCTATCGCAATTTGATGATCACGATGCTCCTCGGCGGCCTATGGCACGGCGCATCGTGGAATTTCGTCATCTGGGGCGGATTGCACGGCGTTGCGCTCGCGGCGACGCGCATGTGGCAGCGGGCGAGGGAAGGACGGCCTTCGGTGTTTTTCCCGCGGCCGCTCGCGGTGTTTCTCACCTTCCAATACGTGTGCTTTGCATGGATCTTCTTCCGCGCGCCCACGTTCGCCCATGCCAAGCTGATGATCGCGCGCATCGCGCAAGGCGCCTTTGGGACGGAGAATCTGGCGCCGAAGGTCCTGGTCGTGTTGCTCGCGGCCATGGTGCTGCACTACGTGCCCCGGCGCATCTCGGAGACCTTGCGCGATCGATTCGTCCTGACACCGGCTTGGCTCCAAGGGATCATGCTCGCCGTGGCCGCATACGGATTGCACATCGCTGCTGGAAGCAAAGCGGAGCCCTTCGTCTATGGACAATTCTGA
- a CDS encoding rhodanese-like domain-containing protein: MSHRFSFLLEIPAASPEEAHRHFASKLAFETDPADVHLDLERKTADFTLVDVRSAEAYADMHIPGAIHITARGIHESSVAPLRGKLVVVYCWSISCNGSTRAAAKLSALGIQVKEMIGGLDAWVREGYPVEGRLPQGTSFDDYLRKHHA, from the coding sequence ATGTCCCATCGATTCTCGTTTCTCCTGGAAATCCCCGCCGCATCGCCCGAGGAAGCGCACCGGCATTTCGCGAGCAAGCTCGCCTTCGAGACCGATCCGGCCGACGTCCATCTGGACCTCGAACGCAAAACGGCGGACTTCACCTTGGTCGACGTGCGCAGCGCCGAGGCGTACGCGGACATGCACATTCCCGGCGCCATCCACATCACCGCGCGCGGCATCCACGAAAGCTCGGTGGCACCGCTGCGCGGCAAGCTCGTCGTCGTGTATTGCTGGAGCATCTCCTGCAATGGCTCCACGCGCGCGGCGGCGAAGCTGAGTGCGCTCGGGATCCAGGTCAAAGAGATGATTGGCGGTCTCGATGCATGGGTCCGGGAGGGATACCCGGTCGAAGGCCGATTGCCCCAGGGCACCTCCTTCGACGATTATTTGCGTAAGCACCACGCATGA
- a CDS encoding trypsin-like serine protease, translating into MGAKHLWISLAACLAGLSACSSDAWDHAAADEIAGSASAPIINGVNDTTHGAVVTVYNEQGKSAMLCSGTVIHVDAESRVGYVLTAGHCAAIPPKYVYVGDDFHARATLRYEAIDVRKHPLHDGSVTSSYDFAIVRFAGAEASTPTMPILTPEQDKLAEKSVVTCVGFGHTNAPPESSDNTVRQSIDRSLNAVSPTKLSYSISNGGICNGDSGGPALISVDNTEYVAGVHSYVTGNCDGVGVSGRISAAFEWVQSIVTEPAPADSCELCAKREASGTGACRKMEQACLADAQCGNYARCITACSNDSCRTACENKYPLGVGPYNASKQCACTSEVCANVCAGSTMCAATPACGYAGASSVGNACATCTDSACCSELAACAADGTCYDCLQKDDAPAACATNAKRVALAHCRERSCAPSCDMENAAWAATESGEMNPLSTFGPVSGGGCAMSPTPGNAAGPASVAATLGVVLGMFLRRRRRSVR; encoded by the coding sequence ATGGGTGCAAAACATCTTTGGATATCGTTGGCGGCCTGCCTGGCCGGCCTTTCGGCTTGCTCATCCGACGCATGGGATCATGCGGCGGCGGATGAAATCGCCGGTAGCGCCAGCGCGCCGATCATCAACGGGGTGAACGACACGACGCACGGCGCGGTCGTGACCGTTTACAACGAGCAGGGCAAAAGCGCGATGCTCTGCAGTGGAACGGTCATCCACGTCGATGCAGAAAGCCGCGTGGGGTATGTCCTCACCGCCGGCCACTGCGCCGCCATTCCGCCGAAGTACGTTTACGTCGGCGACGATTTCCATGCGCGCGCGACGTTGCGTTACGAGGCCATCGACGTGCGCAAGCACCCGCTTCACGACGGCAGCGTAACATCGTCGTACGACTTCGCGATCGTGCGGTTTGCAGGTGCCGAGGCCAGCACGCCGACGATGCCCATTCTGACGCCCGAGCAGGACAAGCTCGCCGAAAAGAGCGTCGTCACCTGCGTCGGCTTCGGCCACACGAATGCACCGCCCGAGTCGAGCGACAACACCGTGCGACAGAGCATCGACCGCAGCCTGAACGCGGTGAGCCCGACCAAATTGTCGTATTCGATTTCCAATGGCGGCATTTGCAACGGCGACAGCGGCGGTCCGGCGCTCATCAGCGTCGACAATACGGAATACGTTGCCGGCGTGCACTCGTACGTCACCGGCAATTGCGATGGCGTCGGGGTGAGCGGTCGCATTTCGGCCGCCTTCGAGTGGGTCCAATCCATCGTGACGGAACCCGCCCCCGCCGATTCGTGCGAGCTTTGCGCCAAGCGCGAGGCCTCCGGCACCGGGGCCTGCCGCAAGATGGAGCAGGCATGCCTCGCCGATGCGCAATGCGGAAACTACGCGCGCTGCATCACGGCCTGCTCGAACGACAGCTGCCGCACGGCATGCGAGAACAAGTACCCGCTCGGCGTGGGACCTTACAACGCCAGCAAGCAGTGCGCATGCACCTCCGAGGTTTGCGCGAACGTCTGCGCCGGGTCGACCATGTGCGCGGCCACACCGGCATGCGGATATGCGGGCGCCTCGTCGGTGGGCAATGCGTGTGCAACCTGCACCGACTCCGCGTGCTGCAGCGAGCTCGCCGCGTGTGCGGCCGATGGCACCTGCTACGACTGCCTCCAAAAGGACGATGCCCCGGCGGCCTGCGCGACCAATGCGAAGCGCGTCGCCCTCGCGCACTGTCGTGAGCGGTCGTGTGCGCCCAGTTGCGACATGGAAAATGCAGCGTGGGCCGCGACCGAAAGCGGCGAAATGAACCCGCTCAGCACCTTCGGCCCCGTCTCGGGCGGCGGTTGCGCAATGTCGCCCACACCGGGCAATGCGGCGGGGCCCGCCTCCGTTGCCGCGACTTTGGGCGTGGTCCTCGGAATGTTCCTTCGTCGGCGGCGCCGGAGCGTGCGATGA
- a CDS encoding alkaline phosphatase family protein, which translates to MAANATVDGVRRWTWHLARFLTPAVLACACGPSAKSPPQAGSETRTTQSTGPSHRVVVSFVVDQFAAWIAAERLPLLPETGGFARLRREGTWVQRLRYAHAVTDTAPGHAALYTGAMPRDSGIFGNEVPDADGKRVTILLDPSVRAIGTEGPGKSPSSSIARLRVETVADSFRAANPNALIVSISLKDRGAIFGGGRRPTATLWYDSATDRMVTSTGFAQSFPAWAAKGSSTEAMKAIRAPRWDLLDAEFTRTHAAGPDAQPGEGDAPGFGITFPHEPSQAKAPAAGIRLSPNTDQALLDLGLAALDAENAKSRDTLLAISLSTPDYIGHVFGPDSWEAWDELQRIDRALAAFFSELDKRFGADGYAVILAADHGGVSLPELPTEARTWCKPGAKPDRFERPCKAGERLLPDDLTRELANATQQALGEGGWIQGVADPYVFLTAKGRQLLTAPTPSSSPSASAAAADSVAKERTRADKLRETIKKTLLAHPGVLSVRESAELRRSGGSDPIDELVANSIPPEAGEFYVVPRNGSFFDPSQVVGYGSSHGTPYLYDRTVPLLVRAPKRVRAGVVKEEPIPFGAYARTLADLLGVPPPSAATKAPSLAKGP; encoded by the coding sequence ATGGCAGCTAACGCAACAGTCGATGGCGTCCGACGTTGGACGTGGCACCTCGCTCGTTTTCTGACACCCGCCGTTCTCGCATGCGCCTGTGGTCCGAGTGCCAAGAGCCCGCCACAAGCCGGCTCGGAAACGCGCACCACGCAATCGACGGGCCCCTCGCACCGTGTGGTCGTCAGCTTCGTCGTCGATCAGTTCGCCGCCTGGATTGCGGCCGAGCGCCTTCCGCTGTTGCCCGAAACCGGGGGCTTTGCGCGGCTTCGGCGTGAAGGAACGTGGGTGCAGCGACTGCGGTACGCGCACGCGGTGACCGACACGGCCCCGGGCCACGCGGCGCTGTACACGGGCGCGATGCCGCGCGATTCGGGCATCTTCGGCAATGAGGTGCCCGATGCCGACGGCAAACGGGTGACCATCCTGCTCGACCCGAGCGTGCGGGCCATTGGCACGGAGGGTCCGGGCAAATCGCCCTCCTCGTCGATCGCGCGCTTGCGCGTCGAGACGGTGGCCGACTCGTTCCGCGCGGCCAACCCCAATGCCCTCATCGTCAGCATCTCGCTCAAGGATCGCGGCGCCATCTTCGGCGGCGGACGGCGGCCCACGGCCACGCTTTGGTACGACTCCGCCACCGACCGCATGGTGACGTCGACGGGGTTCGCCCAGAGCTTTCCCGCCTGGGCGGCCAAAGGAAGCTCGACGGAGGCCATGAAGGCCATCCGCGCGCCCCGCTGGGACCTGCTCGATGCCGAATTCACGCGCACGCACGCCGCAGGCCCCGACGCGCAGCCCGGCGAGGGCGATGCCCCCGGCTTCGGTATCACCTTTCCGCACGAGCCGTCGCAGGCCAAAGCGCCGGCGGCCGGTATTCGCCTTTCGCCCAATACCGATCAAGCGCTGCTCGATTTGGGGCTCGCCGCGCTCGATGCGGAAAATGCCAAATCGCGCGATACGCTATTGGCCATTTCGCTTTCGACACCGGATTACATCGGCCACGTGTTCGGGCCCGATTCGTGGGAAGCGTGGGACGAGTTGCAACGGATCGATCGGGCGCTCGCCGCGTTTTTCTCGGAGCTCGACAAGCGGTTCGGGGCCGATGGCTACGCCGTGATCCTCGCCGCGGATCATGGCGGCGTCTCCCTTCCCGAGTTGCCGACGGAGGCGCGCACGTGGTGCAAGCCCGGTGCGAAGCCGGATCGTTTCGAGCGCCCCTGCAAAGCGGGCGAGCGGCTCTTGCCGGACGACCTCACGCGCGAGCTGGCCAACGCGACGCAACAGGCGCTCGGTGAGGGCGGGTGGATCCAAGGCGTGGCCGACCCGTACGTATTTCTCACGGCGAAGGGCCGCCAGCTCCTTACCGCACCCACGCCGTCGTCGTCGCCGTCGGCTTCGGCAGCCGCCGCGGATTCCGTCGCCAAGGAGCGTACGCGCGCCGACAAGCTCCGCGAGACCATCAAGAAGACGCTGCTCGCGCACCCGGGCGTGCTCTCCGTGCGCGAAAGCGCCGAGTTGCGCCGAAGCGGCGGGAGCGATCCCATCGACGAGCTGGTGGCCAACTCCATCCCGCCGGAGGCCGGCGAGTTCTACGTCGTTCCGCGCAATGGGAGCTTCTTCGACCCGTCGCAGGTCGTGGGATACGGCTCCAGCCACGGCACGCCCTACCTCTACGACCGCACCGTACCGCTCTTGGTGCGAGCCCCCAAACGCGTTCGGGCCGGTGTCGTGAAGGAGGAACCGATTCCATTCGGGGCGTATGCTCGTACCCTCGCCGATCTCCTCGGCGTGCCGCCGCCGTCCGCTGCCACCAAGGCACCTTCCCTCGCCAAAGGACCATGA
- a CDS encoding GDSL-type esterase/lipase family protein: MPFPGKTALALGVMALLLAIPYLSPKLRPLRVAAAPWDPPAETETAAGAPEKNATAPVASAVGETTLRATENQGTVTNALPAEKAKEPPPDPAALAKMAGSIAVEDPTGHALDAFYGQLSRTDQEKGKADGAITRILHYGDSVITSDLISGTLRRRFQDRFGDSGHGFVLTANPWEWYFHNDVVHSASEGWNISRITGPFSGDHIYGLGGVSFHTNGGASATFGTPAKGDYGRKVSRFDVYYLEQPYGGDIELSVAGQEPEIVSTRGPEKVSRVYTKHVPDGAATLTLRTRGNGDARVFGVALERDEAGVVYDALGANGARARLWDQMDGGHWADQMALRKPALVVLQYGTNESEDGGIQVDAYVQKLGALIEKVKTGAPGASVMVASPLDRAEKTEGGGFRTRKIIVQLVELQRKTALEHQVAFFNTYEAMGGSGSMARWVHANPQLGSWDLTHPTPAGGEMVGNLMFKALMAGYTAYGAREKNRN, from the coding sequence GTGCCTTTTCCGGGAAAAACAGCACTCGCACTGGGCGTGATGGCGCTTCTGCTCGCCATCCCCTACCTGTCGCCCAAGCTGCGCCCCCTGCGGGTTGCCGCGGCGCCGTGGGATCCGCCGGCGGAAACGGAGACCGCCGCGGGCGCGCCGGAAAAGAACGCGACCGCACCGGTGGCGAGCGCGGTGGGCGAGACCACCCTGCGGGCCACCGAGAACCAGGGAACCGTGACCAACGCGCTTCCGGCCGAGAAGGCCAAGGAGCCGCCGCCCGATCCTGCCGCGCTCGCGAAGATGGCCGGATCCATCGCGGTGGAAGACCCGACGGGGCACGCGCTGGACGCGTTCTACGGGCAGCTCTCGCGCACGGATCAGGAAAAGGGCAAGGCCGACGGGGCCATCACGCGCATCCTGCATTACGGCGACTCGGTCATCACGAGCGATCTCATCTCGGGCACGCTGCGCCGGCGCTTTCAGGATCGATTCGGCGATTCGGGCCACGGCTTCGTACTCACGGCCAATCCGTGGGAGTGGTACTTCCACAACGACGTCGTGCACTCGGCATCCGAGGGCTGGAACATCAGCCGCATCACCGGGCCCTTCTCGGGTGATCATATTTATGGACTCGGCGGCGTTTCGTTCCATACGAACGGCGGCGCGAGCGCCACGTTCGGAACGCCCGCCAAAGGCGATTACGGGCGCAAGGTATCGCGCTTCGATGTGTATTACCTCGAGCAGCCGTATGGCGGCGATATCGAATTATCGGTCGCGGGCCAGGAGCCCGAAATCGTGTCCACGCGCGGCCCGGAAAAGGTCTCGCGCGTCTACACGAAGCACGTGCCCGACGGCGCCGCGACCCTCACCTTGCGCACCCGCGGAAATGGCGATGCCCGCGTATTCGGCGTGGCCCTCGAGCGGGACGAGGCCGGCGTGGTCTACGACGCCCTCGGCGCAAACGGCGCGCGCGCACGCCTTTGGGATCAAATGGACGGCGGCCATTGGGCCGATCAAATGGCTTTGCGCAAGCCGGCGCTGGTGGTTCTGCAATACGGCACCAACGAAAGCGAAGACGGCGGCATTCAAGTCGATGCCTACGTGCAAAAGCTCGGCGCACTCATCGAAAAGGTGAAAACGGGCGCCCCCGGCGCCTCCGTCATGGTCGCCTCGCCATTGGACCGCGCCGAGAAAACCGAGGGCGGTGGCTTCCGTACGCGCAAAATCATCGTGCAGCTCGTGGAGCTTCAACGAAAGACCGCACTGGAACACCAGGTCGCGTTCTTCAACACGTACGAGGCCATGGGTGGCTCTGGGTCGATGGCGCGCTGGGTCCACGCCAATCCGCAACTCGGCAGCTGGGACCTAACCCACCCAACCCCGGCCGGCGGCGAAATGGTGGGTAACCTCATGTTCAAAGCATTGATGGCCGGCTACACCGCGTACGGCGCCCGCGAGAAGAATCGGAATTAG
- a CDS encoding serine/threonine protein kinase, whose protein sequence is MTPHETPRDIPHFEGMIVGGKYVVLHFIGAGGMGTVWAGTHRTLGTRVAIKFIREEHVTNPDSRRRFEIEARAAARLQSQHAVHVYDYGVTADGFPYIVMEYLQGESLSELIIREGPVAPREAANIIRQAAVALDRAHAAGIVHRDLKPDNIFLTTSAEAIGSEYPYVVKLVDFGIAKIFEEPIRTDRAPVPMGGPTQEGAVIGTPNFMSPEQLTSGGMPGVLTDLWSLGASTFAALTARIPFEGEVLGDIVLKVCAEPMPVPSEVNPNVPPGFDAWFAKACAREPHLRFQSAAEMSRALDQVCGLSAPAPAAAQLLRDEQVQYALKPASPEALAALAELDEPRSMSPRTALLAGLVLGVAVMIGVAGFIAYRDKVASETQEQLRNPPAADAGRR, encoded by the coding sequence ATGACGCCGCACGAGACTCCTCGGGACATTCCCCACTTCGAGGGGATGATTGTCGGCGGCAAATACGTCGTATTGCATTTCATCGGCGCCGGCGGCATGGGCACGGTCTGGGCGGGCACGCATCGCACCTTGGGCACGCGCGTGGCCATCAAGTTCATTCGCGAGGAGCACGTCACCAACCCCGACTCGCGCCGCCGTTTCGAAATCGAAGCCCGCGCCGCGGCGCGCCTTCAGAGCCAGCACGCGGTACACGTCTACGACTACGGCGTCACCGCCGATGGATTCCCTTACATCGTCATGGAGTACCTCCAGGGAGAATCGCTCTCGGAGCTCATCATCCGCGAGGGGCCCGTCGCGCCGCGCGAGGCGGCGAACATCATTCGACAGGCCGCGGTCGCCTTGGATCGCGCGCACGCTGCAGGCATCGTTCATCGCGATTTGAAGCCGGACAACATTTTCCTCACCACGAGCGCGGAAGCCATCGGCAGCGAATATCCGTACGTGGTCAAATTGGTCGACTTCGGAATTGCGAAAATCTTCGAAGAGCCCATTCGCACGGATCGTGCGCCCGTGCCCATGGGAGGGCCGACGCAGGAGGGCGCGGTCATCGGCACACCGAATTTCATGAGCCCGGAGCAGCTCACCTCGGGCGGCATGCCCGGTGTGCTCACGGATCTGTGGTCCCTCGGCGCGAGCACGTTTGCCGCGCTGACGGCGCGCATTCCCTTCGAGGGCGAAGTGCTCGGCGACATCGTGCTCAAGGTCTGCGCGGAGCCGATGCCCGTGCCCTCGGAGGTGAATCCCAACGTGCCGCCCGGCTTCGATGCGTGGTTCGCCAAGGCGTGCGCGCGCGAACCGCACCTGCGCTTTCAAAGTGCCGCGGAGATGTCGCGGGCGCTCGATCAGGTGTGCGGCCTGAGTGCCCCGGCGCCCGCCGCCGCGCAGCTCCTACGCGACGAGCAGGTGCAGTATGCCTTGAAGCCCGCGAGCCCCGAGGCGCTCGCTGCCCTGGCGGAGCTCGATGAACCGCGATCCATGTCGCCGCGGACGGCGCTTTTGGCCGGGCTGGTGCTCGGCGTGGCCGTGATGATCGGCGTGGCAGGCTTCATCGCGTACCGCGACAAAGTTGCAAGTGAGACGCAGGAGCAACTTCGCAATCCGCCGGCCGCCGACGCCGGGCGGCGCTGA
- a CDS encoding GDSL-type esterase/lipase family protein, with amino-acid sequence MRRWSSFSVAVALLIFACGNQGPYAADRASALTAARGQRTPAPRLSSSTADVAPAGQDQNDPNEAKTRGSMLSAQVEVPPIRPAVVEHPEALRHFFESLSHLEDGSAREDVLVMQLGDSHTAADIGTSAARRALQARFGDGGRGFVAFGRPWPTYVQDGVRGGMTRDFKGERGKFSFGQFVGDGRYGMAGFAIESNRKRGRAWSDLSASASRIEFSFLEQPGGGSFEVFIDDVKKGVVSTRQKTAKSGFRAFDVGEGPHHVEARPRGDGPVRLFGLDLGRSKVGLVFDALGINGARATTVLQWQEPHMAEQLRHQAPDLVILAYGTNEAGDDIPLPVYERQLLDVLGRISRAVPTASCLLLGPPDRGLETPQGWVTVPRLLEIIESQRNVAKAAGCAFYSQLDAMGGPGSIAAWVDEPQPRARRDYVHLTREGYTQLGQAMASDLLRAYDASRSDSNLVSKR; translated from the coding sequence GTGCGTCGTTGGTCCTCGTTTTCGGTCGCCGTGGCCTTGCTGATCTTCGCATGCGGCAATCAAGGTCCGTATGCGGCCGATCGCGCGTCTGCCCTCACGGCGGCGCGAGGACAGCGTACACCGGCTCCGCGGCTGTCCTCTTCGACGGCGGACGTGGCCCCTGCCGGCCAGGACCAGAACGATCCGAACGAGGCGAAAACCCGCGGTTCCATGCTGTCGGCGCAGGTGGAGGTGCCGCCCATTCGTCCGGCGGTGGTCGAACACCCGGAAGCGCTGCGGCACTTCTTCGAGTCGCTGTCGCACCTGGAGGATGGGAGCGCGCGCGAGGACGTGCTCGTGATGCAGCTGGGCGATTCGCATACCGCGGCGGACATCGGGACGTCCGCCGCGCGGCGTGCGTTGCAGGCGCGCTTCGGCGACGGCGGGCGCGGATTCGTGGCGTTTGGCCGGCCCTGGCCGACGTACGTGCAAGACGGCGTTCGCGGGGGCATGACGCGCGACTTCAAAGGCGAGCGCGGCAAGTTCTCCTTCGGGCAATTCGTGGGTGACGGCCGTTACGGCATGGCCGGGTTCGCCATCGAATCGAACCGCAAACGCGGCCGCGCCTGGAGCGATCTCAGCGCGTCGGCGTCGCGCATCGAGTTTTCGTTCCTCGAGCAACCCGGCGGCGGCTCCTTCGAGGTCTTCATCGACGACGTGAAAAAGGGCGTGGTTTCCACGCGCCAAAAGACGGCCAAGTCCGGGTTCCGGGCCTTCGACGTCGGGGAGGGCCCGCACCACGTGGAGGCCCGCCCCCGCGGAGACGGTCCGGTTCGCCTTTTCGGCCTCGATTTGGGCCGCTCCAAGGTGGGCCTCGTGTTCGACGCGCTCGGCATCAACGGCGCGCGCGCGACGACGGTGCTGCAATGGCAGGAGCCTCACATGGCCGAGCAGCTGCGCCACCAGGCCCCGGACCTGGTGATCCTCGCCTATGGCACGAACGAGGCGGGCGACGACATCCCATTGCCGGTTTACGAGCGGCAGCTCCTCGATGTGCTCGGCCGTATTTCCCGCGCCGTCCCCACGGCCTCGTGCCTCCTTCTGGGCCCGCCCGACCGCGGCCTGGAGACCCCGCAAGGCTGGGTAACGGTCCCGCGCCTCCTCGAGATCATCGAGTCACAGCGCAACGTGGCCAAAGCCGCGGGCTGCGCCTTCTACAGCCAACTGGACGCCATGGGCGGCCCGGGCAGCATCGCCGCCTGGGTCGACGAGCCCCAACCCCGCGCCCGCCGCGACTACGTCCACCTGACACGCGAGGGCTACACCCAACTGGGTCAAGCCATGGCCAGCGATCTTTTGCGAGCCTACGACGCCTCCCGCTCCGACTCGAACCTCGTGTCAAAGCGTTAG